In one window of Pseudodesulfovibrio sediminis DNA:
- a CDS encoding glycyl radical protein, with translation MTNNPVILPGLHDATERTEKILDRFVNTAPGICPERAELITKSYKETEALPMVIRRAKALEKILNGMSIFIADGELVVGNQASNPRSAPIFPEFSCQWVEEELDRLELRTADKFMITEDTKDKLRSAFTYWDGKTTNEYAAALMPPEALEAHNDVVYTVGNYFYNGVGHISVDYAEVIGKGLNSVIARAEAELAKLDYADATQLKKRHFLDATIIANKAVIAFAARFADRAESMAADCTDALRKDELLEIARICRKVPAQPAESFHEAVQAFWFTHLVIQLESNGHSISPMRFDQYMAPYYEMSKATMLPEKSQELLDLLWIKFAELNKVRDENSTMAFAGYPMFMNLIVGGQNRDGSDATNDLSFMCLQATANTKLYAPSLSIRIHDGTPDSLYRKAAEISRQGMGYPAYYNDRAIIPALVDRGLTTEDARDYGIIGCVEPQVGGKTEGWHDAAFFNMGKIIELTLNNGVDTRTGKQIGPRSGGLDTFKNFDEMLAAYTEQTAHFVKLMASADNAVDMAHAERCPLPFLSSLVDDCIAKGKSVQEGGAHYNFTGPQGVGVANAGDSLAAVKKLVFDDKALTIEELKNALATDFEENESLRQMLINRAPKYGNDDAFADDIAREAALIYCREVNKYTNPRGGKFQPGLYPASANVPLGSIVSATPDGRKAWSPLADGVSPISGFDDSGPTAAVNSVAKLDHHIASNGTLLNQKFHPTAIAGDQGLENLKSVTETYFKNGGTHVQYNVISRETLEDAQNNPDEYKGLVVRVAGYSAFFTALDKTLQDDIIARTEQTF, from the coding sequence ATGACCAACAATCCCGTAATACTGCCCGGCCTACACGACGCCACCGAGCGTACCGAAAAGATTCTGGACCGTTTCGTGAACACCGCCCCCGGCATCTGCCCGGAACGCGCCGAATTGATCACTAAATCCTACAAAGAGACCGAGGCGCTGCCCATGGTCATTCGCCGTGCCAAGGCTCTGGAAAAGATCTTGAACGGCATGTCCATCTTCATCGCTGACGGCGAACTCGTTGTCGGCAACCAGGCCAGCAATCCCCGCAGCGCCCCCATCTTCCCGGAATTTTCCTGCCAGTGGGTGGAAGAAGAGCTGGACCGTCTGGAGCTGCGCACGGCCGACAAATTCATGATCACCGAAGACACCAAAGACAAACTGCGTTCGGCCTTCACCTACTGGGACGGCAAGACCACCAACGAATACGCCGCCGCGCTCATGCCTCCCGAGGCTCTGGAAGCACACAACGACGTCGTCTACACCGTGGGCAACTACTTCTATAATGGTGTCGGTCACATCTCCGTCGATTACGCCGAAGTCATCGGCAAGGGCCTGAACTCCGTCATCGCACGCGCCGAAGCAGAGCTGGCCAAGCTCGACTACGCAGATGCCACCCAATTGAAGAAACGCCACTTCCTGGACGCCACCATCATCGCCAACAAGGCTGTCATAGCCTTTGCCGCACGCTTTGCCGACAGGGCCGAATCCATGGCCGCCGACTGCACCGACGCACTGCGCAAGGACGAGCTGCTGGAGATCGCCCGTATCTGCCGCAAGGTTCCGGCCCAACCCGCCGAATCCTTCCATGAGGCAGTGCAGGCGTTCTGGTTCACCCATCTGGTCATCCAGCTTGAGTCCAACGGCCACTCCATCTCTCCCATGCGCTTCGACCAATACATGGCCCCCTATTACGAGATGAGCAAGGCAACCATGCTGCCCGAGAAATCTCAGGAACTGCTGGACCTGCTGTGGATCAAATTCGCCGAGCTGAACAAGGTCCGCGACGAGAACTCCACCATGGCCTTTGCCGGATACCCCATGTTCATGAACCTCATCGTGGGCGGCCAGAATCGCGACGGTTCCGATGCCACCAACGACCTCTCCTTCATGTGCCTGCAGGCAACCGCCAACACCAAACTCTACGCCCCGTCCCTGTCCATCCGCATCCACGACGGCACCCCTGATTCCCTGTACCGCAAGGCTGCCGAGATCAGCCGTCAGGGCATGGGCTACCCCGCTTACTACAACGACCGCGCCATCATCCCGGCCCTCGTTGACCGAGGCCTGACCACCGAAGACGCTCGCGACTACGGCATCATCGGCTGCGTCGAGCCTCAGGTGGGCGGCAAGACCGAAGGCTGGCACGACGCGGCCTTCTTCAACATGGGCAAAATCATCGAGCTGACCCTGAACAATGGTGTGGACACCCGCACCGGCAAACAGATCGGTCCCAGGTCCGGCGGCCTCGACACCTTCAAGAACTTCGATGAGATGCTCGCAGCCTACACCGAGCAGACCGCGCACTTCGTCAAGCTGATGGCCTCTGCCGACAACGCCGTGGACATGGCCCACGCCGAACGCTGCCCACTGCCGTTCCTGTCCTCGCTGGTCGATGACTGCATCGCCAAAGGCAAATCCGTGCAGGAAGGTGGCGCCCATTACAACTTTACCGGCCCTCAGGGCGTCGGTGTTGCCAACGCCGGAGACTCCCTGGCTGCGGTCAAGAAGCTCGTCTTTGATGACAAGGCGCTCACCATTGAGGAACTGAAGAACGCCCTCGCCACCGACTTCGAAGAGAATGAATCCCTGCGCCAGATGCTGATCAACCGCGCGCCCAAATACGGCAATGACGACGCCTTTGCCGATGACATCGCCCGTGAAGCCGCACTGATTTACTGCCGTGAAGTCAACAAGTACACCAACCCGCGCGGCGGCAAGTTCCAGCCCGGCCTGTACCCGGCATCCGCCAACGTCCCCCTGGGGTCCATCGTGTCCGCCACACCTGACGGACGCAAGGCCTGGAGTCCCCTGGCTGACGGCGTGTCCCCCATCTCCGGTTTCGACGACAGCGGCCCCACCGCCGCAGTGAACTCGGTTGCCAAGCTGGACCACCATATCGCGTCCAACGGCACCCTGCTCAACCAGAAGTTCCACCCCACCGCCATTGCCGGCGATCAGGGACTGGAAAATCTCAAGTCCGTTACCGAGACCTACTTCAAGAACGGCGGCACCCATGTACAGTACAATGTCATCAGCCGCGAAACCCTTGAAGACGCGCAGAACAATCCTGACGAGTACAAAGGACTGGTAGTCCGCGTAGCCGGTTACAGCGCCTTCTTCACCGCGCTGGACAAGACCCTGCAGGACGACATCATCGCCCGTACAGAACAGACCTTCTAA
- a CDS encoding GlcG/HbpS family heme-binding protein: MPITLKDAKRMIEAAKVKADELGVPMVIAVVDGGGNLMAQERQDDALIVSIELSRDKAYSAVAVKADTATIGDLAQPGAPLFGLGRANGGRIITFGGGLPIAEDGTIIGGIGVSGGSVEEDVACATAGLNAL, from the coding sequence ATGCCCATCACTCTTAAAGACGCAAAACGCATGATTGAAGCCGCCAAGGTCAAAGCCGATGAACTCGGCGTCCCCATGGTCATCGCCGTGGTTGACGGCGGCGGTAACCTCATGGCTCAGGAGCGCCAGGATGACGCGCTCATCGTCAGCATCGAGCTGTCCCGCGACAAGGCGTATTCCGCTGTGGCCGTCAAGGCCGACACCGCGACCATCGGCGATCTCGCCCAGCCGGGAGCACCGCTCTTCGGTTTAGGGCGGGCAAACGGTGGCCGGATCATCACCTTTGGCGGCGGCCTGCCCATCGCCGAAGACGGCACGATCATCGGCGGCATCGGGGTCAGCGGCGGCAGCGTGGAAGAAGACGTCGCCTGCGCCACCGCAGGACTCAACGCCCTGTAA
- a CDS encoding PocR ligand-binding domain-containing protein — MHNTDTDPSHQPVLQREVEALRERVRELESNNKLCVRHTCSLSDTHWPELYKNDDNALDFKDVFNVDALQSIQDAFAAATNVASIITDVKGRPITRPSGFCRLCRDVVRRSPKGLANCIRSDASFGSDNPLTPLMRPCLSSGLWDGGTSIYVGERHVANWVVGQVRIEDDDIETLRDYAREIDVDEALYAEALAEVPSMPREQFMNVCKALCLIANQISTLAQQNYLQARAIEMRRQAETALRESETRFRQFSKATFEGIFVHKGGVILDVNKAGCELVGLEQETLIGHSMNALMPSLAGLNKDEGVQDVRVAELVRPDGETRICELRERDTFFKGGQVQVLVVRDITKRIQSQREAKEKQQQLIQADKMVSLGILVAGMAHEINNPNSFMTLNLPLVLDVWEDITPILEEYYRENGDFIAGGLEYTELRETIPELLSRMHEGASRIRGIVGSLKDFSRNSPDEFRWDIDINEVVRGSLELVGSLVVKSTSRFQDMLAPELPAVTANPQKISQVLINLLVNACEALTGREQAITLHTAYDVGKDEVVIRVRDEGAGIPEELMTKIMDPFFTTKREDGGTGLGLSVSSAIVEEHGGALMFTSKPGQGTTAELRLPASDQISDKDAYTTRNRPSGSSIGGSNAR, encoded by the coding sequence ATGCACAACACCGATACAGACCCATCACATCAGCCAGTCCTGCAACGGGAAGTGGAGGCGCTGCGCGAACGGGTGCGCGAGCTTGAATCGAACAACAAGCTGTGCGTGCGTCACACCTGTTCCCTTTCCGATACCCATTGGCCAGAGCTGTACAAGAACGACGACAACGCATTGGATTTCAAGGATGTCTTCAATGTCGACGCCTTGCAGTCCATTCAGGACGCCTTTGCCGCGGCCACCAATGTGGCCTCGATCATCACGGATGTGAAAGGGCGTCCCATCACGCGGCCCAGCGGGTTCTGTCGATTGTGCAGAGACGTGGTCCGGCGGTCGCCCAAGGGGTTGGCCAACTGCATTCGTTCCGACGCCTCGTTCGGGTCCGACAATCCGCTCACTCCGCTCATGCGTCCCTGTCTGAGCAGCGGCCTGTGGGACGGCGGGACGAGCATCTATGTGGGGGAACGGCATGTGGCCAACTGGGTTGTTGGGCAGGTCCGCATCGAGGACGACGACATCGAAACCCTGCGTGACTATGCCCGAGAGATAGATGTCGATGAAGCGCTGTATGCCGAGGCCCTGGCCGAGGTGCCCAGTATGCCGCGTGAACAGTTCATGAATGTGTGCAAGGCGCTCTGCCTTATCGCCAACCAGATTTCCACACTGGCCCAGCAGAACTATCTCCAGGCCCGGGCCATCGAGATGCGTCGTCAGGCAGAAACCGCACTCAGGGAGAGCGAAACCCGGTTCCGTCAGTTTTCCAAGGCAACGTTCGAGGGCATCTTTGTTCACAAGGGCGGGGTTATCCTTGATGTCAATAAGGCGGGGTGTGAGCTTGTCGGGCTGGAGCAGGAAACCCTTATCGGGCACAGCATGAACGCCCTGATGCCTTCGCTTGCCGGTCTCAACAAGGATGAGGGCGTGCAGGATGTCCGTGTGGCCGAGCTGGTTCGGCCCGATGGCGAGACCCGCATTTGCGAACTGCGTGAACGGGATACTTTTTTCAAGGGAGGGCAGGTGCAGGTGCTGGTCGTGCGCGACATCACCAAGCGGATTCAGTCGCAGCGTGAAGCCAAGGAAAAGCAGCAACAGCTCATTCAGGCTGACAAGATGGTTTCCCTTGGCATTCTGGTGGCGGGCATGGCACATGAGATCAATAATCCCAATAGTTTCATGACACTCAATCTGCCGCTTGTCCTTGACGTGTGGGAGGACATCACGCCGATTCTGGAAGAATATTACAGAGAGAACGGCGATTTCATTGCCGGAGGGCTGGAGTATACCGAACTGCGGGAGACCATCCCGGAGCTGCTCTCCCGAATGCATGAAGGCGCATCCCGCATTCGAGGCATTGTGGGGAGTCTCAAGGACTTTTCGCGGAACTCGCCTGATGAGTTCCGGTGGGATATCGACATCAACGAGGTTGTGCGCGGCTCTCTGGAGCTGGTGGGCAGTCTGGTGGTAAAAAGCACCAGCCGGTTTCAGGATATGCTGGCGCCGGAGTTGCCGGCCGTGACCGCCAATCCGCAAAAGATCTCACAGGTGTTGATCAATCTTCTGGTCAATGCCTGCGAGGCCCTGACCGGTCGGGAGCAGGCGATCACGCTGCATACCGCCTATGATGTGGGCAAGGACGAGGTTGTTATCCGGGTCCGGGATGAGGGCGCGGGGATTCCGGAGGAGCTGATGACAAAGATCATGGACCCGTTTTTCACCACCAAGCGGGAAGACGGCGGTACCGGTCTCGGGCTTTCCGTTTCTTCGGCCATTGTCGAGGAGCATGGCGGGGCGTTGATGTTTACCTCGAAACCGGGGCAGGGCACGACCGCCGAACTCCGGCTGCCCGCGTCGGACCAGATAAGTGACAAAGATGCATATACTACGAGGAATCGTCCGTCAGGTTCCTCCATAGGAGGCTCCAATGCCCGGTGA